A window of the Euzebya pacifica genome harbors these coding sequences:
- a CDS encoding LysR family transcriptional regulator: MLPDTRQLECFVAVAEEGHIGRAAARLHLTQPPLTRRIKRLERDLDVELFVREPSGVRLTAPGEALLVEARRILALTDKAVTLTRRVSAGEEGHLLVGWFGSTVFAHVPQLLGGFARAHPGIDVVLERVPKAEQADALRDGLLHIGFGRLYAEEDGLVVRHLATEPLALAVPAGGPHDGDAPVGIDDLRGVPMVLYPRARPSFADQILRECEEAGFAPEVAHEAGDVVGALSYVALGSAVAIVPRSARNVALPGVVHRPLTGVAGVEFSCLHPEAGRPPALEALLSYLDAVHEGGAEG; encoded by the coding sequence GTGCTCCCCGACACCCGACAGCTCGAGTGCTTCGTCGCGGTCGCCGAGGAGGGGCACATCGGGCGGGCCGCCGCCAGGCTGCACCTGACCCAGCCTCCCCTGACGCGACGCATCAAGCGGCTCGAGCGGGACCTCGACGTCGAGCTGTTCGTCCGCGAACCGAGCGGGGTCCGCCTCACCGCGCCCGGTGAAGCGCTCCTCGTGGAGGCCCGCCGCATCCTCGCGCTCACCGACAAGGCCGTCACGCTCACCAGACGGGTCAGCGCCGGGGAGGAGGGTCACCTCCTGGTCGGCTGGTTCGGGTCGACGGTCTTCGCCCACGTCCCGCAGCTGCTCGGCGGCTTCGCCCGCGCCCACCCGGGGATCGACGTCGTCCTCGAGCGGGTGCCGAAGGCCGAGCAGGCCGACGCGCTCCGCGACGGGCTGCTGCACATCGGCTTCGGCCGCCTCTACGCCGAGGAGGACGGCCTGGTCGTCCGGCACCTCGCGACCGAGCCGCTGGCGCTCGCCGTGCCGGCCGGGGGTCCCCACGACGGCGACGCACCGGTGGGCATCGACGATCTCCGCGGCGTGCCGATGGTCCTGTACCCGCGGGCCCGGCCGAGCTTCGCCGATCAGATCCTGCGCGAGTGCGAGGAGGCCGGCTTCGCACCGGAGGTCGCCCACGAGGCCGGCGACGTCGTCGGGGCCCTCAGCTACGTCGCCCTTGGGTCGGCCGTCGCGATCGTGCCCCGCAGCGCCCGGAACGTGGCGCTGCCGGGGGTCGTGCACCGTCCGCTCACGGGTGTCGCGGGGGTCGAGTTCAGCTGCCTGCACCCGGAGGCGGGCCGTCCGCCGGCGCTCGAGGCGCTGCTGTCCTACCTCGACGCGGTCCACGAGGGCGGGGCCGAGGGCTGA